The following proteins come from a genomic window of Halobaculum sp. MBLA0147:
- a CDS encoding methyl-accepting chemotaxis protein, translating to MSDVTGAGARRRAGFFRRLLVAIGRFAVRIEQFYPAVIRRNFAFRLFVLAGMVIVVGPGAAVVFLDSVAAAAVVFSTVTILTGFLAYCEMYWVLIRLTEGVDSVEAGEYDVAFDVERPDEIGDLFDAFVGMADTVASSLAEAETAREEAAEEREAADRRSRRLTDIADQFAARLDRVKGGDLTVRLDPRDAVEDESMAAVADAVDDTLNRLQATVGRVDAVADEVATASDDAAAGVAQVETAAEDVADSTTEISAGAAEQSADLDGLTDEMASLSATVEEVTSTTREMAGRSQDAAEEGERVAGLATDAVAEMDAVADQTRATETAIRDLADDVDRIGEIVDLIDDVAEQTNVLALNASVEAARATGTGGAGDGFAVIAEEVKALATETTEATSRAAELIADVRDSTETAVEDVVETRERVATGRDTVADAAEAVEGVVESVETVDDGLQSIASAADQQARTAEGVVATAEDVAAVSEQTAAEAQSVSAAAEEQSASLSAVGDEVERLAARAAELEELTAAFDTGDHEAVASGGTTAVAGTDD from the coding sequence ATGTCAGACGTAACTGGAGCCGGGGCGCGACGACGCGCCGGGTTCTTCAGGCGGCTCCTCGTCGCCATCGGACGGTTCGCGGTGCGGATCGAACAGTTCTACCCCGCGGTCATCAGACGGAACTTCGCGTTCCGACTGTTCGTCCTCGCGGGGATGGTGATCGTCGTCGGTCCGGGCGCGGCGGTGGTGTTCCTCGACAGCGTCGCGGCCGCCGCGGTCGTCTTCTCGACGGTGACGATCCTCACGGGCTTCCTCGCCTACTGTGAGATGTACTGGGTGCTCATCCGTCTCACCGAGGGGGTCGACAGCGTCGAGGCGGGCGAGTACGACGTGGCGTTCGACGTGGAGCGCCCCGACGAGATCGGCGACCTGTTCGACGCCTTCGTCGGGATGGCAGATACCGTCGCCTCGAGTCTCGCGGAGGCGGAGACGGCCCGCGAGGAGGCCGCCGAGGAACGAGAGGCGGCCGACCGGCGGAGTCGCCGCCTCACCGACATCGCCGACCAGTTTGCCGCGCGCCTCGACCGCGTGAAGGGCGGGGATCTGACCGTCAGACTCGACCCACGCGACGCGGTCGAAGACGAGTCGATGGCGGCGGTCGCGGACGCGGTCGACGACACGCTCAACCGCCTGCAAGCCACCGTGGGCCGCGTCGACGCAGTCGCCGACGAGGTGGCGACCGCGAGCGACGACGCCGCGGCGGGCGTCGCACAGGTCGAGACGGCCGCCGAGGACGTGGCCGACTCGACGACGGAGATCTCCGCCGGTGCCGCCGAGCAGTCGGCGGATCTGGACGGGCTCACCGACGAGATGGCGAGTCTCTCCGCGACCGTCGAGGAGGTGACCAGCACCACTCGCGAGATGGCGGGCCGGTCGCAGGACGCGGCCGAGGAAGGGGAACGCGTGGCGGGGTTGGCGACGGACGCCGTCGCGGAGATGGACGCCGTCGCCGATCAGACGCGGGCGACGGAGACGGCGATCCGGGACCTCGCCGACGACGTGGATCGGATCGGCGAGATCGTCGATCTGATCGACGACGTAGCCGAACAGACGAACGTGCTCGCGCTGAACGCCTCCGTCGAGGCCGCTCGTGCGACCGGGACGGGCGGTGCCGGCGACGGGTTCGCCGTCATCGCGGAGGAGGTGAAGGCGCTCGCGACGGAGACGACCGAGGCGACGAGCCGCGCGGCAGAGTTGATCGCCGACGTGCGCGACTCGACGGAGACGGCCGTCGAGGACGTGGTCGAGACACGCGAGCGGGTCGCGACGGGTCGCGACACCGTCGCCGACGCCGCCGAGGCCGTGGAGGGTGTCGTCGAGAGCGTCGAGACCGTCGACGACGGGCTCCAGTCGATCGCCTCCGCGGCCGACCAGCAGGCGCGCACCGCCGAGGGGGTCGTGGCGACGGCCGAGGACGTGGCCGCAGTCAGCGAGCAGACCGCCGCGGAGGCACAGTCGGTCTCCGCGGCGGCAGAGGAACAGTCGGCTTCCTTGTCCGCCGTCGGTGACGAGGTGGAACGGCTCGCCGCTCGGGCGGCAGAACTGGAGGAACTGACCGCCGCGTTCGACACCGGCGACCACGAGGCGGTCGCGAGCGGCGGCACGACTGCGGTGGCGGGGACGGACGACTGA